The Opitutaceae bacterium genome has a window encoding:
- a CDS encoding HNH endonuclease: MTIVTPQPFVIREECEKAAWQYGFRRALGESDGWAAFESTTAQGTLWLAAASDQGPWFLALDHPGVIAELALPSAGITGPGIDRFSFPTLTALYAILPRLYQLATSLPDAPLKTFHRQTAKLPQTTEVERLVIQRIGQDIFRKSLMEYWQGRCPLTGITDPELLRASHIIPWADCTDDARRLDVRNGLLLSALWDAAFDRALVTFDDHGKPEFSPKLSPAARQALTWEQPIPLTDSHRESLGHHRKRFHALANR, encoded by the coding sequence ATGACCATTGTGACACCCCAACCCTTCGTCATCCGTGAGGAGTGCGAGAAAGCCGCCTGGCAATACGGCTTCCGCCGGGCACTTGGGGAGTCAGACGGCTGGGCTGCCTTTGAATCCACCACGGCACAGGGGACCCTCTGGCTCGCCGCCGCCTCCGATCAAGGTCCGTGGTTCCTGGCTCTCGACCATCCGGGTGTAATCGCGGAACTCGCCCTCCCATCCGCCGGTATCACCGGTCCGGGGATCGACCGCTTCAGCTTCCCGACCCTCACCGCCCTCTACGCCATTCTGCCCCGCCTCTACCAACTGGCCACCAGCCTCCCGGACGCGCCGCTGAAGACCTTTCACCGGCAAACCGCCAAACTGCCCCAAACCACCGAGGTCGAGCGCCTCGTCATCCAACGCATCGGCCAGGACATCTTCCGCAAGAGCCTGATGGAATACTGGCAGGGTCGCTGCCCGCTCACTGGCATCACCGACCCCGAACTCCTCCGTGCCTCCCACATCATCCCCTGGGCCGACTGCACCGACGATGCCCGGCGCCTGGACGTCCGCAACGGCCTCCTTCTCTCTGCCCTTTGGGACGCCGCCTTCGATCGCGCCCTCGTCACCTTCGACGACCACGGAAAGCCCGAGTTCTCACCCAAGCTCAGCCCCGCCGCCCGGCAGGCGTTGACCTGGGAACAACCCATCCCCCTCACCGATTCCCACCGTGAGAGCCTAGGACACCATCGTAAACGCTTCCATGCATTGGCCAATAGGTGA
- a CDS encoding AAA family ATPase has product MKIVAFFNNKGGVGKTTLLYHLAWMYADLGKRVLVADLDPQANVTSMFLPEQKLEALWNPDHTQEQSIIAPLTPIIRGVGDIGPTPTQRISRNLSLIPGDLNLSNFESNLSDAWGDCLDGKEPAFRVTSSLFRIIKQAADELQADLVLIDVGPNFGAINRAALICADAVVIPVAPDLFSIQGLRNLGPTLKKWRIEWNKRLAENPASDLPLPSATMTPLGYVVLQFGIRDSRPVAAYDQWAKRIPSTFREKVLDLPPDGAGSPEQDSNCLGLLKHYRSLMPMAMEARKPIFHLKSADGAIGAHTYAVKDCGQDFQNLADQIGGKLQMMVTQSA; this is encoded by the coding sequence ATGAAGATCGTCGCATTTTTCAACAACAAGGGTGGCGTCGGCAAAACCACGCTGCTCTACCACCTTGCCTGGATGTATGCCGATCTCGGCAAGCGCGTGCTCGTGGCGGATCTTGATCCCCAGGCGAATGTCACCTCAATGTTCCTCCCGGAGCAGAAGTTGGAGGCATTGTGGAACCCGGACCACACACAGGAACAGAGCATCATCGCACCTCTGACGCCGATCATCCGTGGCGTCGGTGACATCGGCCCGACTCCAACGCAAAGAATATCCCGGAATTTGTCGCTCATTCCTGGCGATCTCAACCTTTCCAACTTCGAGTCCAATCTATCTGACGCATGGGGAGATTGCCTGGACGGCAAGGAACCGGCCTTCCGCGTCACAAGTTCACTGTTTCGCATCATCAAGCAAGCCGCCGACGAGTTGCAGGCGGATCTGGTACTGATCGACGTCGGCCCGAACTTCGGAGCTATCAACCGCGCCGCCCTGATCTGCGCCGATGCCGTGGTCATCCCGGTAGCTCCCGATCTCTTCTCCATTCAGGGTTTGCGCAACCTCGGGCCTACTCTCAAGAAGTGGCGCATAGAGTGGAACAAACGATTGGCCGAGAATCCCGCCTCGGACCTGCCTCTACCCTCTGCCACCATGACTCCACTCGGATACGTGGTATTGCAGTTTGGAATCCGGGACAGCCGCCCTGTTGCAGCCTATGATCAGTGGGCGAAGCGCATTCCCTCAACCTTCCGGGAAAAGGTGCTCGACCTCCCTCCCGATGGAGCCGGCTCCCCTGAACAAGACTCCAACTGCCTCGGGCTGTTGAAGCATTATCGCAGCCTCATGCCCATGGCCATGGAAGCCAGAAAGCCAATTTTCCATCTGAAATCTGCTGATGGGGCCATCGGCGCGCACACCTATGCAGTAAAAGACTGCGGGCAAGACTTCCAAAATCTGGCCGACCAAATCGGTGGCAAACTCCAGATGATGGTGACACAGAGTGCATGA
- a CDS encoding ATP-binding protein yields the protein MTPEDLQNLIACTETDRVEKTRSTTDVDKFREAICSFSNDMAGKGLPGYLLIGVDERDSSFRLQATDALLKQFASYRSDGQVMPLPVMNVAAHPHPAGGGDVIVVEVHPHDLPPVRSKGRVCIRVGPRKDFATEAEERVLMERRSSRFPTFDATPCPEGALDRLDLETFRQSYRPHAVAAEVIAENHRSVEEQLAALRFYNLKRTCPTNAGMLVFAYDPLDLFPGAKVQFVQYDGPELDADVLAEKTFTGNLITILAELDSFLKGRFTQKPVAVSELREHPVFDYPTEAVRELLMNAILHRDYQSTGPIRFYQFSDRIEIQNPGGLYGEASPENFPHVNAYRNPVVAEAMHTLGYVNRFGRGIARAKRALADNGSPEPQFDYHTSHFLAIIPKHPLR from the coding sequence ATGACCCCCGAGGACCTCCAGAATCTGATTGCCTGCACCGAAACTGATCGAGTCGAGAAGACGCGGTCCACGACGGACGTAGACAAGTTCCGGGAGGCGATTTGCTCGTTTTCCAACGATATGGCGGGGAAAGGACTGCCGGGTTACCTGCTCATCGGGGTGGACGAGAGGGATTCGTCTTTCCGCCTTCAAGCCACCGATGCGCTGCTCAAACAGTTCGCCTCGTACCGTTCGGACGGTCAAGTGATGCCTTTGCCAGTCATGAACGTGGCCGCCCACCCGCATCCCGCAGGAGGAGGCGATGTGATCGTGGTGGAAGTCCACCCGCACGATCTGCCGCCTGTTCGTTCCAAAGGCCGCGTCTGCATCCGTGTCGGCCCGCGCAAGGACTTCGCCACCGAAGCCGAAGAGCGCGTCCTAATGGAGCGGCGATCATCCCGTTTCCCCACCTTCGACGCCACGCCCTGCCCGGAGGGTGCGCTCGATCGTCTGGATCTGGAAACCTTCCGCCAAAGCTACCGCCCGCACGCGGTGGCGGCCGAGGTCATCGCGGAGAATCACCGCTCCGTCGAGGAGCAACTTGCCGCCCTGCGCTTCTACAATCTCAAGCGGACCTGTCCCACCAATGCCGGCATGCTGGTCTTCGCCTACGACCCGTTGGACCTGTTCCCCGGCGCCAAGGTGCAGTTCGTGCAGTATGACGGGCCGGAACTCGATGCCGATGTGCTCGCGGAGAAAACCTTCACGGGAAACCTGATCACGATCCTCGCGGAATTGGACAGTTTCCTCAAAGGCCGGTTCACCCAAAAGCCGGTTGCCGTATCCGAACTCCGGGAACATCCGGTTTTTGACTACCCGACCGAGGCGGTGCGCGAGTTGCTGATGAATGCTATCCTGCACCGCGACTACCAGTCCACCGGGCCGATACGCTTCTATCAATTCAGCGACCGCATCGAGATCCAGAATCCCGGAGGACTCTATGGCGAGGCGTCGCCGGAAAATTTCCCACACGTCAACGCCTACCGGAATCCTGTCGTCGCCGAAGCCATGCACACGCTTGGCTATGTGAACCGTTTCGGCCGCGGCATCGCCCGGGCCAAACGCGCGCTTGCCGACAACGGCAGCCCGGAACCGCAATTCGACTACCACACCAGCCACTTCCTCGCCATCATCCCCAAGCACCCGCTCCGATGA
- a CDS encoding N-6 DNA methylase, whose product MARKPVTDLSAWPSLTLEGNLIAPAMVASLAAPKDDEDTRQSYRIRKGLSIRDEISTAFRVGQSHFDAFRKLQHPSAEATRRFIKDFLAETLGFDDLAPHEGAVSLLAGSRVPIVVTPPDEEKLDRKSPTLSSDRSRSAAFAIQDYLNDRDDALWGIATNGTVLRLLRDNASLTRPAYIEADLAQIFTNEDAASFAVLWLLCHRTRFGLAGTPATDCALERWRDAGAKEGEAARDRLAGQVQLALKLLGSGFLEANPDLSKRIQSGDIPLTGWFNELLRLVYRLIFLMVAEDRNLLHAPKAPAAARKLYAEGYSLTALRALCTRGATWDRHHDRFEGVKILFRSLTAGEEKLALPALGGLFAADQLPHLETARLRNRAFMEALYRLSWLTDDKKTGMVPVNWRAMETEELGSVYESLLELQPQLGSDGRSLLFASDAVEQRGNQRKITGSFYTPDPLVQSLLDTALDPVLDRIEAESDDPAKALLKLRIIDPACGSGHFLLAAARRIATRLARIRAEGTPSTEDFRHALRDVTRCCIHGVDRNPMAVELTKVALWIETVDPGLPLGFFDAQIRCGDALLGVFDLKVLQDGIPYAAYKPLTGDDKDTAKYYAQANKGAKAGQGEFDFGSGQAQMPDTKPLAADFSGFRDLPEETVEQIGTKAKRFETLRKGQDFLRTQTACDLYVAAFLLPKTGGAPTDPSKRSVPTTEELWLALNQGKIRPAMEAAPAAARRARAFHWPLEFPDVMQCGGFDVVLGNPPWERVKIQEKEFFATRSPEIAGAQNKAARDKLINTLAMAKMGSPERCLFDDFASAKRESEATSEFARTAGIEGGRFALTGRGDVNTYALFAELFADLGRGRAGIILPTGIATDSTTRFYFEHLMTSGRLSSAFMFDNAWKIFPAIHPDTPFVLLTIGSTEAPAEFACYLLSTDHLADKDRRYFLTEEEIASINPNTRTAPLFRSRLDADLSAKIYANVSVFNPEGAESEGNMWNASFHTRIWHMAEDSEWFHTAEQLLDLGYSREGNRWIAPQGGQSYVPLYEAKMIHQFDHRWATYNLSGTDSRDLAADEKRDADCEPIPRYWVPEPEVDSRLSGQGWPHRWLMGWRNITNATNERTLISTIFPRTAAGNSLPLAMADQSPKKVACLQANFASIVTDYVERQKLGGTNLTYQFLFQLPILPPIFYTAPRLDFIVPRVLELTYTSHSLAPFARDLGYDGPPFAWDEDRRAELRAELDAFYARAYGLDRDELRYILDPADVKGPDYPSETFRVLKEKEIRHHGEYRTRRLVLEAWDRMEAEGTFAEMGL is encoded by the coding sequence ATGGCTCGCAAACCCGTCACCGACCTCTCCGCCTGGCCCTCGCTCACGCTCGAAGGCAACCTCATCGCCCCCGCCATGGTGGCCAGTCTCGCCGCGCCCAAGGACGATGAGGACACCCGACAGTCCTACCGCATCCGCAAGGGCCTCTCCATCCGCGATGAGATCTCCACCGCTTTCCGAGTCGGCCAGTCCCACTTCGATGCCTTCCGGAAACTCCAACACCCCTCCGCCGAGGCCACCCGCCGCTTCATCAAGGACTTCCTCGCCGAAACCCTCGGCTTCGACGACCTCGCCCCGCACGAGGGAGCGGTATCCCTCCTCGCCGGAAGCCGCGTGCCCATCGTCGTCACCCCGCCCGACGAGGAAAAGCTCGACCGAAAAAGCCCCACGCTTTCCTCCGACCGCTCCCGCTCCGCCGCCTTCGCCATCCAGGACTACCTGAACGACCGCGACGACGCCCTCTGGGGCATCGCCACCAATGGCACCGTCCTCCGCCTCCTGCGGGACAACGCCTCGCTCACCCGCCCGGCCTACATCGAGGCCGACCTCGCCCAGATCTTCACCAACGAGGACGCCGCCTCCTTCGCCGTCCTCTGGCTGCTCTGCCACCGCACCCGCTTCGGGCTAGCCGGCACACCCGCCACCGACTGTGCCCTCGAACGCTGGCGCGATGCAGGGGCCAAGGAAGGCGAAGCCGCCCGCGACCGCCTCGCCGGGCAGGTCCAGCTCGCCCTGAAGCTCCTCGGCTCTGGCTTCCTCGAGGCTAATCCCGACCTCTCCAAGCGCATCCAGTCCGGCGACATCCCGCTCACCGGCTGGTTCAACGAACTCCTCCGCCTCGTCTATCGCCTCATCTTCCTGATGGTCGCCGAGGACCGCAACCTGCTCCACGCACCCAAAGCCCCCGCCGCCGCGCGGAAACTCTACGCCGAGGGCTACTCGCTCACCGCCCTGCGCGCCCTCTGCACCCGTGGCGCCACTTGGGACCGCCACCACGACCGCTTTGAGGGAGTGAAAATCCTCTTCCGCTCGCTCACCGCCGGGGAGGAAAAACTCGCCCTGCCCGCCCTCGGCGGTCTCTTCGCTGCCGACCAGCTTCCGCATCTGGAAACCGCCCGCCTCCGCAACCGCGCCTTCATGGAGGCCCTCTACCGACTATCCTGGCTTACCGACGACAAAAAGACCGGCATGGTCCCGGTGAACTGGCGCGCCATGGAAACCGAGGAACTCGGCTCCGTTTACGAGTCCCTCCTCGAACTCCAGCCCCAGCTCGGTTCCGATGGACGCAGCCTGCTCTTCGCTTCCGATGCCGTCGAACAACGCGGCAACCAGCGCAAAATCACCGGCTCCTTCTACACGCCCGATCCGCTCGTCCAGTCCCTGCTCGATACCGCCCTCGATCCCGTGCTCGACCGCATCGAGGCCGAGTCCGACGATCCCGCCAAGGCGCTCTTGAAGCTCCGCATCATCGACCCCGCCTGCGGATCCGGCCACTTCCTGCTCGCCGCCGCCCGCCGCATCGCCACCCGTCTAGCCCGCATCCGCGCCGAAGGCACGCCCTCCACAGAGGACTTCCGCCACGCCCTCCGCGATGTCACCCGCTGCTGCATCCACGGCGTGGACCGCAATCCCATGGCCGTGGAACTCACCAAGGTCGCCCTCTGGATCGAAACCGTCGATCCCGGCCTGCCCCTCGGCTTCTTCGACGCCCAGATCCGCTGCGGCGATGCCCTCCTCGGCGTCTTCGATCTCAAGGTGCTCCAGGACGGTATCCCCTATGCCGCCTACAAACCCCTCACCGGCGACGACAAGGACACCGCGAAATACTACGCGCAGGCCAACAAGGGTGCGAAGGCTGGCCAGGGCGAGTTCGACTTCGGCTCCGGCCAGGCCCAGATGCCGGACACCAAACCCCTCGCCGCCGACTTCTCCGGCTTCCGCGACCTGCCGGAGGAAACCGTCGAGCAGATCGGGACCAAGGCCAAGCGCTTCGAGACCCTGCGCAAAGGCCAGGACTTCCTCCGAACCCAGACCGCCTGCGATCTCTACGTCGCCGCCTTCCTCCTGCCCAAAACCGGCGGCGCACCTACCGATCCTAGCAAACGCAGCGTCCCCACCACTGAGGAACTCTGGCTCGCCCTCAACCAGGGGAAAATCCGCCCCGCCATGGAAGCCGCACCCGCCGCCGCCCGCCGTGCCCGCGCATTCCACTGGCCGCTGGAGTTCCCGGATGTGATGCAATGCGGGGGATTCGATGTGGTGCTGGGGAATCCGCCGTGGGAGCGAGTCAAAATTCAGGAAAAGGAGTTCTTTGCGACACGGTCGCCGGAGATTGCTGGCGCACAAAACAAGGCCGCCCGCGACAAGCTGATAAACACCCTCGCGATGGCAAAGATGGGTTCACCTGAACGTTGTCTTTTCGACGACTTCGCGTCCGCCAAACGTGAGTCGGAGGCAACCAGTGAGTTTGCACGAACTGCTGGAATTGAAGGCGGACGCTTTGCTCTTACCGGTCGAGGGGACGTCAACACTTACGCCCTCTTCGCCGAGTTATTCGCTGATCTTGGCCGCGGTCGTGCGGGGATCATCTTGCCGACCGGCATCGCGACCGACTCAACCACGCGATTCTACTTCGAGCATTTAATGACTTCTGGTCGTCTCTCCTCTGCGTTTATGTTCGACAATGCATGGAAAATCTTTCCTGCCATACATCCCGACACCCCTTTCGTGCTTCTTACGATTGGATCGACAGAAGCGCCCGCCGAGTTTGCCTGCTACCTACTTTCTACAGACCACTTGGCTGATAAAGATAGACGCTATTTCCTAACAGAGGAAGAGATTGCATCAATTAATCCGAACACCCGAACAGCTCCACTGTTTCGATCGCGCCTTGACGCCGATCTTTCAGCTAAGATTTACGCAAACGTTTCCGTCTTCAACCCGGAAGGGGCAGAGAGTGAAGGCAACATGTGGAACGCCAGCTTTCATACTCGCATTTGGCATATGGCCGAAGATTCAGAGTGGTTTCACACCGCCGAACAGCTTCTTGATCTAGGTTATAGTCGCGAAGGTAACCGTTGGATAGCACCGCAAGGCGGCCAATCTTACGTGCCACTCTATGAAGCCAAGATGATCCATCAGTTCGATCATCGTTGGGCGACCTACAATTTATCAGGAACCGATAGCCGAGACCTCGCGGCAGATGAAAAGCGTGACGCGGACTGCGAACCGATTCCTCGTTACTGGGTTCCAGAGCCAGAAGTCGACTCAAGGCTATCAGGTCAAGGGTGGCCGCACAGATGGCTTATGGGATGGCGGAATATAACCAATGCAACTAATGAACGGACGCTAATTTCCACTATCTTTCCTCGAACCGCAGCAGGAAACTCTCTTCCGCTGGCAATGGCAGATCAATCACCCAAAAAAGTGGCGTGCCTTCAGGCGAATTTTGCCAGTATCGTTACGGATTATGTGGAGAGACAAAAACTCGGCGGCACCAATCTGACATACCAGTTTCTCTTCCAGCTCCCCATTCTTCCGCCTATCTTCTACACCGCCCCGCGCCTCGACTTCATCGTTCCGCGGGTCTTGGAACTCACCTACACCTCGCATTCGCTGGCCCCGTTCGCGCGGGATCTGGGCTATGACGGCCCGCCCTTTGCGTGGGACGAGGACCGCCGGGCGGAGTTGCGGGCGGAGTTGGACGCCTTCTACGCCCGCGCCTACGGCCTCGACCGCGACGAACTCCGCTACATCCTCGACCCCGCCGACGTCAAAGGCCCCGACTACCCCTCCGAAACCTTCCGCGTCCTCAAGGAAAAGGAAATCCGCCACCACGGCGAATACCGCACCCGCCGCCTCGTCCTCGAAGCCTGGGACCGCATGGAAGCGGAGGGCACCTTCGCCGAAATGGGGCTGTGA
- a CDS encoding DEAD/DEAH box helicase — MSSTFSPGDLVRARGREWVAMPSHQESLLRLRPLSGTEADVTLLDPQLELTPVEPARFDLPDDAQITVQSKAALLADALRLTLRRGAGPFRSAAQLAFEPRAYQLVPLLMALRLPVPRLLIADDVGIGKTIEAGLILREFMDRGEVDAFAVLCPPHLVEQWIIELNSRFGIDAVPVTSSSASRLERALPVSQSLFEAYPHTVVSLDYIKAEKRRDNFAKACPDFIIVDEAHACVGTGVGKQQRFGLLSGLAKDLERRMVLLTATPHSGDEEAFARLLSLIGPEFGSLNFDDAKYREQLSRHFVQRRRIDLVDGEWDEDRAFPKHEAYEHRKGELGYPYRLSQEHAEFHEAVLDYCFEVVAKAGSEQRDRRLAFWGTLALMRCVGSSPAAALSALRNRMANEAERLEPQIYDEDGDDEDAVDLEPGAPFNADPALLALVEHAEKLTTAPDPKLEAVVKVLKPLIEDGANPVIFCRYLATADHVRDGLRKAFPKLIVQAVTGVLTPDARRDRVADMAPEEDEKEKQRILVATDCLSEGINLQQLFDSVVHYDMSWNPTRHQQREGRVDRFGQPAPVVRSILMFSPDSAIDGAVLEVILRKAEDIRKATGVTVPLPDERGPVTDALMAAMMLREKKHDQLMLDFGLGGSTEAMNANWRDASENEKKSRARFAQNAMKPQEVAPEWEKARRFLGSPEDARLFVERSMARFGVPLEPKKNLLLAHTHGLDASLRERLEQRNLKGSVRLALTEPAPSGAILLTRTHPLTATLAESLVEASLDPELLGDLGLGRVGAWETGVVAKLTRVALLRIRYKLTIHARRERLLLAEEAALVALQGDEIIATDAEVRELLQAEASANLANSAQERFVHKAKADLPDLLEGALADYVRQRTGELAEDHARLRGAVKTDLGSISRVSVEPVLPPDVIGLFVLMPSAI; from the coding sequence ATGAGCAGCACCTTTTCTCCCGGAGACCTTGTTCGTGCCCGTGGCCGCGAATGGGTCGCCATGCCGTCACACCAGGAATCCCTGCTGAGGCTGCGACCGCTCTCGGGGACGGAAGCCGACGTCACTCTCCTCGACCCCCAGCTCGAGCTCACTCCGGTCGAGCCCGCCCGTTTCGATCTCCCGGACGATGCCCAGATCACCGTCCAGTCGAAGGCCGCCCTCCTTGCCGACGCTCTCCGTCTCACCCTTCGCCGGGGTGCCGGACCATTCCGCTCGGCGGCCCAGCTCGCCTTCGAGCCACGGGCCTATCAGTTGGTGCCGCTGCTCATGGCCCTCCGCCTCCCGGTGCCACGCCTCCTCATCGCTGACGATGTCGGTATCGGCAAAACCATCGAGGCCGGCCTCATCCTCCGAGAGTTCATGGATCGCGGCGAGGTCGATGCCTTCGCCGTGCTTTGTCCGCCACACCTCGTCGAACAGTGGATTATCGAGCTGAACTCCCGCTTCGGCATTGACGCCGTGCCGGTCACCTCCAGCAGTGCTTCCCGACTGGAACGGGCGCTGCCGGTTTCGCAGTCACTCTTCGAGGCATACCCCCACACGGTGGTCAGCCTCGACTACATCAAGGCCGAGAAGCGCCGCGACAACTTCGCCAAGGCCTGCCCGGACTTCATAATCGTGGACGAGGCTCATGCCTGCGTGGGCACGGGTGTCGGCAAGCAGCAGCGTTTCGGATTGCTCAGCGGCCTCGCCAAGGACCTGGAACGGCGGATGGTCCTGCTCACCGCCACGCCACACTCCGGCGACGAAGAGGCCTTCGCCCGCCTGCTCTCACTCATTGGTCCCGAATTCGGCTCCCTCAACTTCGACGACGCGAAATACCGGGAACAACTTTCCCGTCACTTTGTCCAGCGCCGGCGGATCGATTTGGTTGATGGCGAGTGGGACGAGGATCGAGCCTTCCCAAAGCACGAGGCCTACGAGCACCGCAAGGGCGAGTTGGGCTATCCCTACCGACTGTCGCAGGAACACGCCGAATTCCACGAGGCCGTCCTCGACTACTGCTTCGAGGTGGTCGCCAAGGCCGGCTCTGAGCAGCGAGACCGACGACTCGCCTTTTGGGGAACGCTGGCGCTCATGCGGTGTGTCGGTTCCTCGCCAGCCGCCGCCCTCAGCGCCCTGCGAAACCGCATGGCCAACGAGGCCGAGCGGCTCGAACCCCAGATCTACGATGAGGACGGGGACGACGAGGATGCCGTCGACCTCGAGCCCGGCGCTCCCTTCAATGCCGATCCCGCGTTGCTGGCCCTCGTTGAGCACGCTGAGAAGCTGACCACGGCCCCCGATCCCAAACTCGAAGCCGTGGTGAAGGTGCTCAAGCCCCTCATCGAGGATGGGGCCAACCCCGTCATCTTTTGCCGCTACCTCGCCACCGCCGATCACGTTCGCGACGGCCTCCGCAAGGCCTTCCCTAAGCTCATCGTTCAAGCCGTTACCGGAGTGCTAACCCCAGACGCACGGCGCGACCGCGTAGCCGACATGGCTCCGGAGGAAGATGAGAAAGAGAAACAGCGGATCTTGGTCGCCACCGACTGCCTCTCGGAGGGCATCAACCTCCAGCAACTCTTCGATTCAGTCGTCCACTACGATATGTCTTGGAATCCCACCCGTCACCAGCAGCGGGAAGGACGGGTGGACCGCTTTGGTCAGCCGGCTCCGGTGGTCCGATCGATCCTCATGTTCTCCCCGGATAGCGCCATCGACGGTGCCGTCCTCGAGGTCATCCTCCGCAAGGCCGAGGACATCCGCAAAGCCACCGGCGTCACCGTGCCCCTTCCCGATGAGCGTGGCCCCGTCACCGATGCCCTAATGGCCGCCATGATGCTCCGCGAGAAGAAGCATGATCAACTCATGCTCGACTTCGGCCTCGGTGGCAGCACGGAAGCGATGAATGCCAACTGGCGAGACGCCTCCGAGAACGAGAAAAAGTCCCGGGCCCGCTTCGCCCAGAACGCCATGAAGCCGCAGGAGGTCGCCCCCGAGTGGGAAAAGGCCCGCCGCTTTCTCGGCTCGCCAGAGGATGCCCGACTCTTCGTCGAGCGCTCCATGGCCCGCTTCGGTGTCCCCCTCGAACCAAAGAAGAACCTCCTTCTCGCCCATACCCACGGCCTCGACGCTAGCCTCCGCGAACGACTCGAGCAGCGAAACCTCAAGGGCTCCGTCCGTCTTGCCTTGACTGAGCCCGCACCGTCCGGGGCCATCCTTCTCACCCGCACCCATCCGCTCACCGCCACGCTGGCCGAGTCCCTCGTCGAAGCCTCGCTCGATCCCGAGTTGCTCGGCGATCTCGGTCTCGGTCGGGTGGGAGCCTGGGAGACCGGTGTCGTGGCGAAGCTCACCCGCGTAGCACTGCTACGCATCCGTTACAAGCTCACGATCCACGCCCGGCGGGAGCGACTCCTGCTGGCCGAGGAGGCTGCTCTCGTCGCCTTGCAGGGCGACGAGATCATCGCCACCGATGCTGAGGTTCGTGAACTGCTGCAGGCCGAGGCATCTGCGAACCTTGCCAATTCCGCCCAAGAGCGCTTCGTCCACAAGGCCAAGGCCGACCTGCCGGACCTGCTTGAGGGCGCTCTTGCCGATTACGTCCGCCAACGGACCGGCGAGCTGGCCGAGGACCACGCCCGTCTCCGCGGTGCCGTAAAGACTGACCTCGGGTCCATCTCCCGCGTCTCGGTCGAACCCGTTCTTCCACCAGATGTCATCGGCCTCTTCGTCCTGATGCCCTCCGCGATCTGA